The sequence TGTTTATGGAGGGGAGGTGACTTCTGTGTTTTGACCACATGTTGGGTGAAAAGTCTTCATCCGGCATGTATTTAACTGGGAATAGATAGAAGTTATCAGTTATGTCCTCACCCCACCTTCTATCATTGTATGGACCGAGTTCCTAGTATTTTCATGTTTCTCGCCATGAGGTGTTGATAGCTGCATCTACCTTCCTGGGTAGATTCATGATTTTTCATTCACCGCTGACAAAAGACTCAACATGCTCAAAGACACCATCCATCCTCTGTATAAcatgtgacattttcactgtgattaATGACCAACTCATCGtagatgtttatatttttgtctACATTCATACAACAGTTTCCCAGACAACCCTTTTGGGGTTTTAGGAGTTAGCACAAACTGTAGAGCAGCGGGCTCTCAAACAGTATTCATTATTAAACACATAAAGTGTTTTTCAAATCTATAATCTGAGGAGACGTTTACCTTTGTTTGAATAATCTTGATTCTTCTCTCGTAAATATGTTTTCTCCGTGGGCTTTGCATAAACAGTAATGACCTTTCACCTCAATACAACATACAGGGTATGTGTAGTTCACCAAACCCTGTCTTATATACTTCATATGAAAACAATGCACCTTAGTCTTGCATTTCTTGTTACAAATCGTGGCTTTTCCCTTAAGCATGAACTGACAATGAAGTGGAACTTGTCtcatatttgttatatttatataaatactCAATCTAATTGCTTGGCGATCAATACGATGGTGGCTAGGTGTGATGAAGACCAGCTCCTGATCTTGCTGTCACTTGGAAAGGGGTTATTACTGAGAAAGGGTGTCTTAATCCCCGGGGGTTTCGAATTGGTTACCAGTGAGCAGGTAGTATTCTGTGTTACTATAAAATATTTTCCGGTATGATCTCTTGTTTTATGAGAATGTCCTTGGAAGCCATTGCCTAAACGTGCCTAAGCTACAGCTAAACAGGATACCATGGTTATGTGATATGCATCAATAACAAATGGTTTTCCTTcagatattatatatataataatgtataataatatatatatattctattACATAATATGTGGATTGACCTCTAATTGTGGTTGTGGTGTTGGGTTGTGGGCACTGGTTGTGGTCTATTATATAACACAAACAATATTACCACGGCAGCACCTCATCACCTGCATCACCTCCACATACAATTTTTATTGTGGTGCTTGGTTAAACCACCTTTTCTCCCCCTGCTGGGTCAGTTCCAGAGTCATCTCTACCTGTTTTTCATTTATAAATTGACAATACTTAGCCGCCGTGACTGAGACTACAAACATACCGTATTTGTGGTACAAGGTAAGCTGACAGTGCTCAACATGCTTTTAATAAACGGATACTTCTgtaggtcttcccacaggtaaagtcaaTGTTCTGGTGGAATGGGATGGAAGTACGACGCTATGTAGATCCGAGTCATGGTTGACCCTATGGTCTTTGTAATCTCAGTCCTGAGCTGGGACTCATATCTCACATACAGCTTATTGATCTCTTTGGCGTGCATTGTCTGAATTTTGTCAGTAGTGAGATGGTCCCCAAATATTGCCACCGACTGCCAGCTCCACCAGTaataatatgcaatacacaggaGACATAGCCAGGTGAAACTGAAAGTTACACACAATAAGAATTTCAAAAGTCGACATTTAATATATAAAACCATACACtggtatttcatgtttcactGAGATAAACAGAATCGAGTGACCAGGAAGTGTTGATCTGAAGCAGGAAGTTGTAGGGTGCTCAAAAAGTGGTACACATAATACTTAAGTTATATATTTGCTTAGTTCATTAACGATTCCTGGTAAAGAGGAAAGGCAATGCATGCTATGATGAGTAAAACTTGTAACAGttgatgaatttcatttcaaTGAAATATCATTCTAAATCCCTGGtccgattttgaaaaatctctcTCTTCTCTGGTTATACTGGAGTGATTTTTGCTTGTGTTTGGAAGTTTTGGATAGGTGTTTAGTTGATTcacaaaattatttcaaaatgtatttcctCCTTTTCTAGCGCaccaaaatgttttatttaagagatctgggttagaattaatATCTTTGGAAAGGACGACTATAGGGAGCTGGTGGTCAGGGTTACCGTCTCTCACAACAAATAACTCATTTTTCATTCAGCAGTTTAGCGGGATGGTACTGCCTTCATTCGGAGGTGACCATTATCGCACTGATAATGATTTACACCCAAgtcacatgtgtcagtcaaaCATGTCACTAAAGCATATTCATTCGTGTAttcatattcattcattcttgcaTTGTCACACGACCCACCCTGTGGGCCTCCCAACCATATCACGTGTCAACTACAGGTGGGCAGTAATTCCTCCTGAGAAATGTGTACCTAGAAGAAACAGTTCAATGGGATATAATCTCGCTCAGTGTCAGCTATGTAATTATGTTTACTCTATGAACTGGCGATTTATtcagtgacacacacacacagagatatatcgatagatagatagatagatgtgtgtgtgtatatatatatatatatatatatatatatatatatatatatatatatatatatatatatatatatatatatatatatatatatatatatagatagatagatagatagtttGCAGCATCTATGTGTACTGACACGTGCTTAtttgtctgtaaacaatggGTGAAATGGAATTTGATGGACTACCGTAGTTCACAAAAGTTAACTTAGGATAAGTTGGAGTAACTGGCCTCGTGGTGTATCTGCATCACAAGTTTCCTGGGAAACATGGGTTGTTTGGTTTTGGGGGAGAAACTGCACTAGGAAATTCAAGAATAGGGTATAAATCGTGCCCAAAATCCTTCTTTAGCATTGAACCAACAAGAATGAGATGTTTGGCGTCTGAGCGGTCCGTCATCTTCGTCTGCTACACATACGTAACAGGTTCCTCATTGTCACgtcatcagcatgagatgctttAGAACACCTCGTCAGCAGAAAGACTGGAGCTCGACGTCTCCGCCATTTTGATCTAAAGCTTACCGACCCTTTAGGTGAATGACCTTGAACAAGCAACATCGACTCAGCATATTGAGATGGGCTCGCACTGTGAAACGCTGGCGCAGATGACATTGGGCGCTGCGTCCAAGAACTGCATGCCCATGGCACGACAGTGTGATGATCTGGGATGGTATTTGTGGTGACATTAAGCTCGATCTGGTGGTTAGAAGTAGCACCGCGAAGACTGACCACTACTACTGCACCGAGGTCATGATACCAATCGTGCTAAGAGATTTGTATAATAATGACAAGGTGTTACAGCTATGGTCATCATGGATGATCCTGTTAAGCGCTGGTCTAGGTATGCAGTGTTTTTGCGTATAAAGGATATTTAATGCTGGGAGTACAATGTCTGTTCTGGGTATTCAGTGTGTGtgtctgagtgtgtgtgtgtgtgtgtgtgtgtgtgtgtgtgtgtgtgtgtgtgtgtgtgtgtgtgtgtgtgtgtgacacaaCAGTTATTTCTATGTGCAATAACAGGAACGACTGACAGGTATGTctcacatcaacaaaaacatacattactcactttttaaataacaagaATTATTAATTTTATTAGAAAAAAGCTGTTACGATCTACTTTATAAAACATCAAAGTCTTTCGTTATAAACATACACCTAAAAATGTTGTTAGTTAAAATATGAACCTTGTAGATAACAGACTTCTTTGtagcaaatattttaaaatttgatgACAACTTGGAATGATAACAACAGTGGCAGGGATCACATTTGTCACAACTCCATTGTCTTGATACGAAGCTAGTCTTTTTCTTTCGTGTGCGTATCATGCACGGCTGAAACAGCTCACTTTTTTAACTTTAGGGCGCTAAAGCCAATTGAGAGCACTTTTTCGGGGTTGTCCTTGATATGCCCAGCAATGGCATCTCCCATTCCCTTCAAATGGCTCCTTAACCATTCATATGTATCGTACAGTTTAGTGCGAATTTCTTCTCTCATAGGCACTGTCCACGtatcatcatcttttaaacgtATGATGTACCGGTTGCGCTCATCTCCAGACACGAACTTCACAGAAAGTGACGGGCACATGACTTCGATGGCGCAATTCCTCCAGACAAAATCTGGCTTGGATTCGAAAAGATCGTAACAGCCCTGAAGCATCTTCCTATCCTGCTTTGGCATGTCACGTGTCTGAATATAGTTCGAAACATCCGAGTGCCCAATATAGTCTCCACAAGAAATCacctaaaaacaaaacaaaaatgacacaGTATTAACTAAACATAAAATAATACAAAGACGTGCAAGAGGCAACAAAACCTTTCCATAACGATTTTTAGCTAAACGCTGAGACAATTGCATGAGTCAGGGTCCTATTATATCATGTTCATTTTGATTAATGTGTGAAATCTTGTGTGATTTTAATAATTCAATGATTGGTTATGTGTCATGAATTAAAAACAGCAAATATTAACGCAGTAGAATTTGTTTTTATGACTATGGGCCTTATCGTTTGAAACTAAAACATCCAGGTACAATTCTCACCTCTCCATGAAAATTCCTCGAATAACCCTGAAAGATTTAAAAGACTGGTTAGCATATGAGAGCCCCCAGAATCCTTGAGAGGTGCCGGTTTTTGTGGCACGGATGACTACAACAATCAAAACTCAAAATTGATTGCAATTATATAACAATGATTGCCTGGAATGTTTGTTCACCAAGTATGTACCAACATAAACATTTAAGCGAGGAAAATTGCACTTTTTTAATTACTGTCTTATCGCATTTATTCGATTACGTGGGTGTTTGATTGAAAGAAAAATGGAATGCAATGATTAAACTTCAATTTCAACTT comes from Haliotis asinina isolate JCU_RB_2024 chromosome 13, JCU_Hal_asi_v2, whole genome shotgun sequence and encodes:
- the LOC137260210 gene encoding uncharacterized protein; translation: MGKGYSRNFHGEVISCGDYIGHSDVSNYIQTRDMPKQDRKMLQGCYDLFESKPDFVWRNCAIEVMCPSLSVKFVSGDERNRYIIRLKDDDTWTVPMREEIRTKLYDTYEWLRSHLKGMGDAIAGHIKDNPEKVLSIGFSALKLKK